Proteins encoded by one window of Antechinus flavipes isolate AdamAnt ecotype Samford, QLD, Australia chromosome 4, AdamAnt_v2, whole genome shotgun sequence:
- the AKR1A1 gene encoding aldo-keto reductase family 1 member A1, which yields MATSLVLHTGQKMPLLGLGTWKSEPGQVKAAVKYALSVGYRHIDCAAIYGNEVEIGEALKDSVGPGKTISREDVFVTSKLWNTKHQPEDVEPALRKTLADLQLQYLDLYLMHWPYGFERGDNPFPKNDDGTIRYDTIHYKETWKAMEALVAKGLVRALGLSNFNSRQIDDILSVATVRPAVLQVESHPYLAQNELIAHCHKLGLEVTAYSPLGSSDRAWRDPLEPVLLEEPLVLQLAKKYQKSPAQILLRWQVQRKVICIPKSITPSRILENIQVFDFTLTPEEMKEMGALNKNWRYIVPMITVGEKRVPRDAGHPLYPFNEPF from the exons ATGGCGACCTCCCTGGTCCTCCACACTGGACAAAAGATGCCTCTCCTGGGGCTGGGTACCTGGAAGAGTGAGCCTGGGCAG GTGAAGGCAGCTGTCAAGTACGCTCTGAGTGTTGGCTACCGCCACATCGACTGTGCCGCCATCTATGGCAACGAGGTGGAGATTGGGGAGGCCTTGAAGGACAGTGTGGGGCCTGGCAAG acTATTTCCCGAGAAGACGTGTTTGTGACCTCCAAGCTGTGGAACACGAAGCACCAGCCGGAGGACGTGGAGCCCGCCCTCAGGAAGACCCTGGCCGACCTGCAGCTGCAGTATCTGGATCTCTACCTGATGCACTGGCCCTATGGCTTTGA GCGGGGGGACAACCCCTTCCCCAAGAATGACGATGGCACCATACGCTACGATACCATCCACTACAAGGAGACCTGGAAGGCGATGGAGGCGCTGGTGGCCAAGGGGCTGGTGCGGGCCCTGGGGCTCTCCAACTTCAACAGCCGCCAGATCGATGACATTCTCAGCGTCGCCACCGTGCGCCCTGCGGTGCTCCAG GTGGAGAGCCACCCTTACCTGGCCCAGAATGAGCTCATTGCTCATTGCCACAAGTTGGGGCTGGAAGTGACGGCCTACAGTCCCCTGGGCTCCTCGGACCGAGCCTGGCGAGACCCACTGGAGCCGGTCTTGCTGGAGGAGCCGCTCGTCCTCCAGCTGGCCAAGAAGTACCAGAAGTCGCCGGCCCAGATCCTGCTCAG GTGGCAAGTCCAGCGCAAGGTGATCTGTATTCCCAAGAGCATCACTCCTTCCCGGATCCTCGAGAACATCCAG GTTTTCGACTTCACCCTGACCCCAGAAGAGATGAAGGAGATGGGGGCTCTGAACAAGAACTGGCGGTACATTGTGCCCATGATAACG